The Pseudomonas wenzhouensis genome has a segment encoding these proteins:
- a CDS encoding TolC family outer membrane protein encodes MLRRLSLAIAVAAASVGLVQAEEAPLSSKTDLVTVYQEAAKSNADIAAARADYQARREVVPQARAGLLPNLSAGANYGDTRTEVDTPSVTSSRSGLVYQANLSQPLFRADRWFQLQAAEATSEQAALELSATEQNLILQSAETYFAVLRAQDNLASTRAEEAAFKRQLDQANERFDVGLSDKTDVLEAQAGFDTARANRLLAERAVDDAFEALVTLTNRDYVAVEGIVHSLPVLAPTPNDAKSWVDTAAAQNLNLQASLYAVTAAEENLRQRKAGHAPTLDAVASYQQGDNDSLGFTNSAATGRTFSGDVSQRSIGLQLNIPIYSGGLTSSQVREAYQRLGQTEQLRESLRRQVVQNTRNLFRAVNTDVETVQARRQSIISNQSALEATEIGYQVGTRNIVDVLDAQRQLYSAVRNYNDARYDYILNNLRLKQAAGTLSPADLEALGSFLKPDYNPDKDFLPPDLASAAEDRLKNNQDF; translated from the coding sequence ATGTTGCGCAGACTTTCCCTGGCAATCGCCGTGGCCGCCGCTTCGGTGGGCCTGGTTCAGGCCGAAGAGGCCCCACTGTCCAGCAAGACCGACCTGGTCACCGTGTATCAGGAAGCCGCGAAGAGCAACGCCGATATCGCTGCCGCGCGTGCCGATTACCAGGCACGTCGCGAAGTCGTGCCGCAGGCGCGTGCCGGTTTGCTGCCCAACCTGTCGGCCGGTGCCAACTATGGTGATACACGTACGGAAGTCGACACGCCGAGCGTCACCAGTTCGCGCAGTGGTCTGGTCTACCAGGCCAATCTCAGTCAGCCGCTGTTCCGCGCTGATCGCTGGTTCCAGCTGCAGGCCGCCGAAGCGACCAGTGAGCAGGCCGCACTGGAGTTGTCGGCGACCGAGCAGAACCTGATTCTGCAGAGCGCCGAAACCTACTTCGCCGTGCTGCGTGCGCAGGACAACCTGGCCTCGACCCGGGCCGAAGAGGCTGCATTCAAGCGTCAGCTGGATCAGGCCAACGAACGTTTCGACGTCGGTCTGTCCGACAAGACCGACGTGCTCGAAGCGCAGGCCGGTTTCGATACCGCGCGCGCCAACCGCCTGCTCGCCGAGCGCGCGGTGGATGATGCCTTCGAAGCGCTGGTGACCCTGACCAACCGCGATTACGTGGCGGTTGAAGGGATCGTGCACAGCCTGCCGGTGCTGGCGCCAACGCCGAACGATGCCAAGTCCTGGGTCGATACGGCGGCGGCGCAGAACCTCAACCTGCAGGCCAGTTTGTATGCGGTGACGGCTGCCGAAGAGAACCTGCGGCAGCGCAAGGCCGGCCATGCGCCGACCCTGGATGCCGTGGCCAGTTATCAGCAGGGCGACAACGACAGCCTGGGCTTTACCAACAGTGCGGCGACTGGGCGTACCTTCAGTGGCGACGTTTCACAGCGTTCCATCGGTCTGCAACTGAATATCCCGATCTACAGCGGTGGCCTGACCAGCTCGCAGGTACGCGAGGCCTACCAGCGCCTGGGGCAGACTGAGCAGCTGCGCGAGAGCCTGCGTCGTCAGGTGGTGCAGAACACCCGCAACCTGTTCCGTGCGGTGAACACCGATGTGGAGACCGTGCAGGCGCGGCGCCAGTCGATCATCTCCAACCAGAGCGCGCTGGAGGCCACCGAGATCGGCTATCAGGTCGGTACCCGCAATATCGTCGACGTGCTCGACGCCCAGCGTCAGCTTTACAGCGCCGTGCGCAATTACAACGACGCACGTTACGACTACATCCTCAATAACCTGCGCCTGAAGCAGGCCGCCGGCACTCTGAGCCCGGCTGACCTGGAAGCGCTGGGCAGTTTCCTCAAGCCGGACTACAACCCGGACAAGGATTTCCTGCCGCCGGACCTGGCCTCGGCCGCCGAGGATCGCCTGAAGAACAATCAGGATTTCTGA
- the waaA gene encoding lipid IV(A) 3-deoxy-D-manno-octulosonic acid transferase → MNRLLYTLLLHLALPLIALRLALRARKAPAYAQRIDERFSLNLPSMKPGGIWVHAVSVGESIAAAPMIRALQARYPELPITVTCMTPTGSERIQALFGGSVQHCYLPYDLPWAAARFLDRVKPRLAVVMETELWPNHIHQCAKRGIPVALANARLSERSARGYARFGKLTAPMLAELSLIAVQTQTEAERFLDLGARFECVEVTGSIKFDLKIDAELLQRADALRQQWQATTRPIWIAASTHTGEDEIILAAHHQLLKSRPDALLILVPRHPERFNTVHELCISQGLTTRRRSTGEAVQTSDQVLLGDTMGELLFLYALADIAFVGGSLVANGGHNLLEPAALGKPVLSGPHLFNFLEIAAQLREAGALNEVENAGQLADKVAALLNEPSEMQRMSQAGLSVLKANQGALQRLLEGLQRLL, encoded by the coding sequence ATGAACAGACTCCTCTACACCCTGCTGCTGCACCTGGCCCTGCCCCTGATTGCTCTGCGCCTGGCGCTGCGTGCGCGCAAGGCACCGGCTTATGCCCAGCGTATCGATGAACGTTTCTCCCTAAACCTGCCTTCGATGAAACCCGGCGGCATCTGGGTGCACGCGGTCTCGGTAGGCGAAAGCATCGCCGCAGCACCCATGATCCGCGCATTGCAGGCACGCTATCCCGAACTGCCGATCACCGTGACCTGCATGACGCCGACCGGCTCAGAGCGCATCCAGGCACTGTTCGGCGGCAGCGTGCAGCACTGCTACCTGCCCTACGACCTGCCCTGGGCCGCTGCGCGTTTTCTCGACCGCGTAAAGCCGCGCCTGGCCGTGGTCATGGAAACCGAGCTGTGGCCGAACCATATCCACCAATGCGCCAAGCGCGGCATTCCGGTCGCCCTGGCCAACGCAAGGCTGTCCGAACGCTCGGCACGGGGTTACGCCCGGTTCGGCAAACTCACCGCACCGATGCTTGCCGAACTGTCGCTGATCGCCGTGCAGACTCAGACCGAAGCCGAGCGCTTTCTCGATCTGGGCGCCCGCTTCGAGTGCGTGGAGGTGACCGGCTCGATCAAGTTCGACCTGAAGATCGATGCTGAACTGCTGCAACGCGCAGATGCCCTGCGCCAGCAATGGCAGGCCACGACTCGACCGATATGGATCGCCGCCAGCACCCACACCGGCGAGGACGAGATCATCCTCGCCGCCCATCACCAGTTGCTGAAGTCTCGACCGGATGCCCTGCTGATCCTGGTGCCGCGCCACCCCGAGCGTTTCAACACGGTGCATGAGCTCTGCATCAGCCAAGGGCTGACCACACGCCGCCGCTCCACGGGAGAAGCCGTGCAAACCAGCGATCAGGTGCTGCTGGGCGACACCATGGGTGAGCTGCTGTTTCTCTACGCCCTGGCGGATATCGCCTTCGTCGGCGGCAGCCTGGTGGCCAACGGCGGGCATAACCTGCTGGAGCCGGCCGCGTTGGGCAAGCCCGTGCTGAGCGGCCCGCACCTGTTCAACTTCCTGGAAATCGCCGCGCAGTTGCGCGAAGCCGGCGCCCTGAACGAAGTGGAAAACGCCGGGCAGTTGGCGGACAAGGTTGCGGCGCTGCTGAACGAACCGAGCGAGATGCAGCGCATGAGCCAGGCGGGCCTGAGCGTGCTCAAGGCCAACCAGGGCGCGCTGCAGCGATTGCTGGAGGGCTTGCAGCGTCTTCTGTAG
- a CDS encoding LysR family transcriptional regulator has translation MNWNLDQLHLFVRTAECRSFSAVARESGRAQSAVSTAIALLETDLGVALFERSSGRQPQLTEAGAALLEQARSVLQQCERLDGRALGLARGEEARLRLAQDEAMPYQPVLASLEALAEAFPLLEVQLSSGAQGDVARKLLQRQADLGLLFHHEQMPRELESQRLGTIEMVTVCSPQHPLAALDSVERRDLAEHRQLLMTPQDSHYPGGEQISPLVWRADSFYVMAELVIRGVGWAWLPRHVAQYPTYQGHLQELRSDWAPLPLVVELVTRRDGALGPAANWLADCLARELLRPQA, from the coding sequence ATGAACTGGAACCTCGATCAGCTCCATCTGTTTGTGCGCACCGCCGAGTGCCGCTCCTTCTCTGCCGTGGCACGCGAAAGCGGTCGCGCGCAGTCGGCGGTGAGCACTGCCATCGCCCTACTCGAAACGGATCTGGGCGTAGCCCTCTTCGAACGCAGCAGCGGTCGCCAGCCACAGCTGACCGAAGCGGGTGCGGCGCTGCTGGAGCAGGCACGCAGCGTGTTGCAGCAGTGCGAGCGCCTGGATGGTCGCGCACTGGGCCTGGCACGCGGCGAGGAAGCACGCCTGCGCCTGGCGCAGGATGAGGCCATGCCCTATCAGCCAGTGCTGGCCAGCCTGGAAGCACTGGCCGAAGCCTTCCCCCTGCTGGAGGTTCAGCTCTCCAGCGGCGCGCAGGGTGATGTGGCGCGCAAGCTGCTCCAGCGCCAGGCCGACCTAGGCCTGCTGTTTCATCACGAACAGATGCCCAGGGAACTGGAAAGCCAGCGCCTGGGCACCATCGAGATGGTCACGGTATGCAGCCCACAGCACCCGCTGGCGGCACTCGACAGCGTGGAACGCCGCGACCTGGCCGAGCATCGCCAGTTGCTGATGACCCCGCAGGACAGCCACTACCCCGGCGGTGAGCAGATCAGCCCGCTGGTGTGGCGCGCCGACAGCTTCTACGTGATGGCCGAGCTGGTGATCCGTGGCGTTGGCTGGGCCTGGCTGCCGCGCCATGTGGCGCAGTACCCGACCTACCAGGGCCACCTGCAGGAACTGCGCAGCGACTGGGCGCCGCTGCCACTGGTGGTGGAGCTGGTCACCCGCCGCGACGGCGCGCTCGGCCCGGCGGCCAACTGGCTGGCCGACTGCCTGGCGCGCGAACTGCTGCGCCCGCAAGCGTGA
- a CDS encoding DMT family transporter codes for MPGYLYLAIAIAAEVVATTSMKAIDGFNKPLPLVLVVGGYCIAFWMLTLVVRTIPVGVAYAIWAGLGIVLVSIAAMFIYQQKLDLPAVLGMGLIVSGVVVIQLFSSSTGH; via the coding sequence ATGCCCGGATACCTCTATCTCGCCATTGCCATCGCCGCCGAAGTGGTCGCCACCACATCGATGAAGGCCATCGATGGTTTCAACAAGCCTTTGCCGCTGGTGCTGGTGGTGGGCGGCTACTGCATTGCCTTCTGGATGCTGACACTGGTGGTGCGTACCATTCCGGTGGGCGTTGCCTACGCCATCTGGGCGGGTCTGGGCATCGTCCTGGTGAGCATCGCGGCGATGTTCATCTATCAGCAGAAACTCGATTTGCCGGCTGTGCTGGGCATGGGCCTGATCGTCAGTGGCGTGGTGGTGATCCAGTTGTTTTCCAGCTCCACCGGCCATTGA
- a CDS encoding NAD(P)/FAD-dependent oxidoreductase, with product MSQALSTDVLIVGGGIAGLWLNARLRQHGFATVLLERGSLGGGQSLKSQGIIHGGAKYALHGALTGASEAIADMPRRWREALAGNGELDLSGVRILSDAHYLWSPGTLAGNLTSFFASKAVRGRVDQVKGDQLPPALQHPKFKGKVYRLAELVLDVPSLIARLAELAGDSLLAAERIESLQDNGELCGLIVDGREIRAQRVVLSAGAGNAELLAALGIEQPAQQLRPLHMVLAKGPALKPLYAHCLGGGPKPRVTVTTHPAADGQWVWYLGGDLAEADGVARDEAAQIQAAQKEMAALLPWVDQRQTRWATLRVDRAEPAQSGLVRPDNAFLAEQQRLLVGWPTKLALAPDFADRVLAALQRDGVQPLSHTPRPELPRPALGQPVWEALLP from the coding sequence ATGTCCCAAGCTCTCAGCACCGATGTCCTGATCGTCGGCGGCGGTATCGCCGGTCTCTGGCTCAATGCGCGCCTGCGTCAGCATGGCTTCGCCACCGTGCTGCTGGAGCGCGGCAGCCTGGGCGGCGGGCAGAGTCTGAAATCGCAGGGCATCATCCATGGCGGCGCCAAGTACGCCCTGCACGGTGCGCTGACGGGCGCTTCCGAGGCCATTGCCGACATGCCACGGCGCTGGCGCGAGGCGCTGGCGGGTAATGGCGAGCTGGATCTTTCTGGCGTGCGCATCCTCTCCGACGCGCATTACCTGTGGTCGCCCGGCACCCTGGCCGGCAACCTCACCAGCTTCTTTGCCAGCAAGGCGGTGCGCGGCCGAGTCGATCAGGTCAAGGGCGATCAGTTGCCGCCGGCGCTGCAGCATCCGAAGTTCAAGGGCAAGGTCTATCGCCTGGCCGAGCTGGTGCTCGATGTGCCGAGCCTGATCGCCCGTCTGGCCGAGTTGGCTGGCGACAGCCTGCTGGCGGCCGAACGTATCGAATCGCTGCAGGACAATGGCGAGCTATGCGGCTTGATCGTCGATGGTCGCGAGATTCGTGCGCAGCGCGTGGTGCTCAGTGCCGGTGCCGGCAATGCTGAGCTGCTCGCCGCCTTGGGCATTGAGCAGCCTGCGCAGCAGTTGCGCCCGCTGCATATGGTGCTGGCCAAGGGGCCGGCGCTGAAACCGCTGTATGCGCATTGTCTGGGTGGTGGGCCGAAGCCACGGGTGACCGTCACCACTCATCCGGCGGCGGACGGACAGTGGGTCTGGTACCTCGGCGGTGATCTGGCCGAGGCGGACGGCGTTGCCCGCGATGAAGCTGCGCAAATTCAGGCCGCGCAAAAGGAAATGGCAGCCTTGCTGCCCTGGGTCGATCAGCGTCAGACGCGCTGGGCCACCTTGCGTGTCGACCGTGCCGAGCCGGCGCAGTCGGGCCTGGTGCGTCCCGACAATGCATTTTTGGCCGAACAGCAGCGCCTGCTGGTGGGCTGGCCGACCAAACTGGCGCTGGCGCCGGATTTCGCCGACCGCGTACTGGCCGCCCTGCAGCGTGATGGCGTGCAGCCGCTCAGTCATACGCCGCGGCCCGAGCTGCCGCGCCCTGCGTTGGGTCAGCCGGTATGGGAGGCGTTGCTGCCATGA
- a CDS encoding aldo/keto reductase, producing MSTLHDLHRPLGSTGLRVSPLGLGTVKLGRDQGVKYPNGFTIPDDAQARALLQQARELGINLIDTAPAYGISEQRLGPLLRGQRDEWVIVSKSGEEFEQGQSHFDFSPAHTRLSVERSLRRLETDRIDLLLVHSDGNDLAVLRETGVYETLAALKREGKILAYGISGKTVEGGLLALQQGDCAMVTYNLGEQGEKPVLDYAARHAKGILIKKALASGHACLAEGVDPVRASFELIFAHPGVSSAIVGTITPAHLAANAATVAAVLQGID from the coding sequence ATGAGCACCCTGCACGATCTGCATCGTCCGCTGGGCTCCACCGGCTTGCGCGTTTCGCCGCTGGGCCTGGGTACGGTCAAGCTGGGGCGCGATCAGGGGGTGAAGTATCCCAACGGCTTCACCATCCCCGACGATGCGCAGGCGCGGGCCTTGCTGCAGCAGGCGCGCGAGCTGGGCATCAACCTGATCGATACCGCGCCGGCCTACGGTATCAGCGAGCAACGCCTTGGCCCGCTGTTGCGTGGCCAGCGTGATGAGTGGGTGATCGTCAGCAAGAGCGGCGAAGAATTCGAGCAGGGGCAGTCGCATTTCGACTTCTCGCCGGCGCATACGCGGCTGTCCGTCGAGCGCAGTCTCAGGCGCCTGGAAACCGACCGTATCGATCTGCTGCTGGTGCACTCCGACGGTAACGATCTGGCGGTGCTGCGCGAGACAGGGGTGTACGAGACGCTGGCCGCGCTCAAGCGCGAGGGCAAGATTCTCGCCTATGGGATTTCCGGCAAGACCGTCGAGGGCGGGTTGCTGGCGTTGCAGCAGGGGGACTGCGCTATGGTCACCTACAACCTCGGCGAGCAGGGCGAAAAGCCGGTGCTGGACTACGCTGCCCGTCATGCCAAGGGCATCCTGATCAAGAAGGCGCTGGCCAGCGGTCACGCCTGCCTGGCCGAGGGGGTCGATCCGGTACGCGCCAGTTTCGAGCTGATTTTCGCGCATCCGGGGGTCAGCAGCGCCATCGTCGGCACCATCACGCCTGCGCATCTGGCGGCCAATGCCGCGACTGTTGCGGCTGTTTTGCAGGGCATCGACTAG
- a CDS encoding metal ABC transporter ATPase, with protein sequence MPRTLIRKDPSTFKTLPLFVEAGPDGLSYQSLGQPLNFQQMLERRRPLEVANSSRFSVELANLGVSVRLTLRLHGRDYWLLVRQRRPDRGDTVLKLISGYVPAHELNLPLLTAIQEVAEECLLESADGWLSGRFGDTWLPTPYQGALRYRESSHFRLSPLSGAALPVQCGNLTLLERPRAYVHLPTASLQLVYDMSLELPRDARQLSLFHVDECLEEGRLVARLERRRPDLYLLALHRGAPSGELFTLSKGELRPAGTRGLWLSESFAEQEGWLVRDERVRWADWLQRYGVKPPQRRALASA encoded by the coding sequence ATGCCTCGTACGCTGATCCGCAAGGACCCAAGCACGTTCAAGACCCTGCCACTGTTCGTCGAGGCCGGCCCGGATGGGCTGAGTTACCAGAGCCTGGGGCAGCCGCTGAATTTTCAGCAGATGCTCGAGCGGCGCCGCCCGCTTGAGGTGGCGAACAGCTCGCGCTTTTCCGTCGAGCTGGCCAATCTGGGCGTGTCGGTACGCCTGACCCTGCGTCTGCACGGGCGCGATTACTGGCTGCTGGTGCGCCAGCGTCGCCCGGATCGTGGCGACACCGTGCTCAAGCTGATTTCCGGCTACGTGCCGGCGCATGAGCTCAATCTGCCGTTGCTCACGGCCATTCAGGAGGTGGCCGAGGAATGTCTGCTGGAAAGCGCCGATGGCTGGTTGAGCGGGCGCTTCGGCGATACCTGGCTGCCCACGCCCTATCAGGGCGCCCTGCGTTACCGTGAGTCCAGTCACTTCCGCCTCAGTCCGCTGTCCGGTGCAGCGCTACCGGTGCAGTGTGGCAACCTGACCCTGCTCGAGCGCCCGCGTGCCTATGTGCATCTGCCTACGGCATCCTTGCAGCTGGTCTATGACATGAGTCTGGAGCTGCCGCGCGATGCCCGCCAACTGAGTCTGTTCCATGTCGATGAATGCCTGGAGGAGGGCCGGCTGGTAGCGCGGCTGGAGCGTCGTCGCCCGGATCTTTACCTGTTGGCGCTGCACCGGGGGGCGCCCAGTGGCGAGCTGTTCACCCTGAGCAAAGGCGAGTTGCGGCCTGCCGGTACCCGCGGTCTGTGGCTGTCGGAGAGCTTCGCCGAGCAGGAAGGCTGGCTGGTGCGTGACGAGCGGGTGCGCTGGGCGGACTGGCTGCAGCGTTACGGTGTGAAGCCGCCACAGCGGCGCGCATTGGCCAGTGCTTGA
- a CDS encoding AhpA/YtjB family protein: MNRPAPVKPDNFFLLIFHALRQRRVPLVLRIASHSLLLVALAMLIYAWVMGMQFKQAMQQQADALGQALITQTAASATELLVSNDILSLNVLLSNLAKNPLVAHAAIYSVDDRILAEAGSRPTRSVLGETEGLYSTSITFQEVMAGQLRISLDMSQFQQPMTISLQSMGILSLILLALTLSLSMRLGRHISTPLLQMRLWLRDPDDPAPGAGRNDEIGDLARQLQARLVPEKPEPEPELDDQPLLDDVDDYLPEEDDDEPQQPRASHTFDERDRDDETLKPWPEAIEPDDPFADLRDESTAAAPVAQAPRQSQASAVLAIQLGAQEQLRRLPRTRLMELLERYRACLDQAAALYQGQLHTLKDGSSLMLFHERECGEDYLTHAICCGELMRALGHALQIEVADSGITLQLQLGLTLGSDLEELGQAELLLSDSALDALALSQHSRNLLLVEQRVAQDTLARQRARIRPIASPEGASCVERLLDPYPALLERQLTRMHDSRAH, translated from the coding sequence GTGAACCGGCCCGCGCCCGTCAAACCCGATAACTTCTTCCTCCTGATCTTCCACGCGCTGCGTCAGCGACGCGTGCCTCTGGTGCTGCGCATCGCCAGCCACAGCCTGCTGCTGGTGGCGCTGGCCATGCTCATCTATGCCTGGGTCATGGGCATGCAGTTCAAGCAGGCCATGCAGCAGCAGGCCGACGCCCTCGGCCAGGCGCTGATTACCCAGACGGCTGCCTCCGCAACCGAGCTGCTGGTGTCCAACGACATCCTCAGCCTCAACGTGCTGCTGAGCAACCTGGCGAAGAATCCACTGGTCGCGCACGCCGCGATCTACAGCGTGGATGACCGCATCCTTGCCGAGGCGGGCTCGCGCCCGACGCGCAGCGTACTGGGCGAAACCGAGGGTCTGTACTCCACCTCCATCACCTTTCAGGAAGTGATGGCCGGGCAGTTGCGCATCAGCCTGGACATGAGCCAGTTCCAGCAACCGATGACCATCAGCCTGCAGAGTATGGGCATCCTCAGCCTGATCCTGCTGGCCCTCACGCTGTCACTGAGCATGCGCCTGGGCCGGCACATCTCCACGCCGCTGCTGCAGATGCGCCTGTGGCTACGCGACCCGGACGACCCCGCCCCAGGTGCCGGACGCAACGACGAAATCGGCGATCTGGCGCGCCAGCTGCAGGCACGCCTGGTGCCGGAAAAGCCTGAACCCGAGCCGGAGTTGGATGACCAACCGCTGCTCGACGACGTCGACGACTACCTCCCAGAAGAAGACGACGACGAGCCGCAACAGCCGCGCGCCAGCCATACCTTCGATGAACGGGACAGAGACGACGAGACGCTCAAGCCCTGGCCCGAGGCGATTGAACCGGACGATCCCTTCGCCGACCTGCGCGACGAATCCACAGCCGCCGCGCCCGTCGCCCAAGCGCCGCGCCAATCGCAGGCCAGCGCGGTGCTGGCCATTCAGCTCGGTGCTCAGGAGCAACTACGGCGTCTGCCGCGCACACGTCTGATGGAACTGCTGGAGCGTTATCGTGCCTGCCTCGATCAGGCTGCCGCGCTGTATCAGGGACAACTGCACACGCTCAAGGACGGCAGCAGCCTGATGCTGTTCCACGAACGCGAATGCGGCGAAGACTACCTGACCCACGCCATCTGTTGTGGCGAATTGATGCGCGCCCTGGGCCATGCCCTGCAGATCGAGGTCGCCGACAGCGGCATCACCCTGCAGCTGCAATTGGGCCTGACCCTGGGCAGCGACCTGGAAGAACTGGGCCAGGCCGAGCTGCTGCTCAGCGACAGCGCCCTGGATGCCCTGGCACTGTCACAACACAGCCGCAACCTGCTGCTGGTCGAGCAGCGCGTCGCCCAGGACACCCTCGCTCGCCAACGTGCGCGCATTCGTCCGATTGCCAGCCCGGAGGGTGCCAGTTGCGTGGAGCGCCTGCTCGATCCTTATCCGGCCCTGCTGGAGCGGCAACTGACGCGCATGCACGACAGCCGGGCACACTGA
- the serB gene encoding phosphoserine phosphatase SerB yields the protein MREIVLINITGEDRPGLTAAITGVLAQGGVNILDIGQAVIHDTLSFGILIEIPDNGRSQSVLKDLLFTAYELDQQVRFTPVSEDDYRQWVGGQGKARHIVTLLTRKVSAEQLQRVSAITARYGLNIDHIDRLSGRMPLDMPAEQGKGCIEFSVRGEPADPAALRAEFLSVAQELNVDIAFQRDSVFRRNRRLAVFDMDSTLIEAEVIDELAKAAGVGEQVAEITERAMRGELDFRASFKERLGLLQGLSEDVLEEIGASLRLTEGAEVLFAELKRLGYKTAILSGGFTYFARQLQAKLGIDYVFANELQIENGKVTGVAVEPIVDAQRKADLLRELAQKEGLQLEQTIAVGDGANDLPMLGLAGLGVAFRAKPLVKQSAKQAISTLGLDGILYLLGFRDREGQE from the coding sequence TTGCGCGAAATCGTCCTGATCAATATCACCGGCGAAGACCGCCCCGGACTCACTGCTGCCATCACCGGCGTGCTGGCTCAGGGCGGGGTGAACATTCTCGATATCGGCCAGGCGGTGATCCACGACACCCTGTCGTTCGGCATCCTCATCGAGATTCCGGACAATGGTCGCTCGCAGTCAGTGCTCAAGGATCTGCTGTTCACCGCCTACGAACTCGATCAGCAGGTGCGCTTTACCCCGGTCTCCGAAGACGACTACCGGCAGTGGGTCGGTGGCCAGGGCAAGGCGCGCCATATCGTCACCCTGCTGACGCGCAAGGTCAGCGCCGAGCAACTGCAGCGGGTCAGTGCGATTACCGCCAGGTACGGCCTGAATATCGACCATATCGACCGCCTTTCCGGGCGCATGCCACTGGACATGCCGGCCGAGCAGGGCAAGGGCTGCATCGAGTTTTCCGTGCGTGGCGAGCCGGCTGATCCGGCAGCTCTGCGCGCCGAATTTCTCAGTGTGGCGCAGGAGCTCAATGTTGACATCGCCTTCCAGCGCGACTCGGTGTTCCGTCGCAACCGCCGCCTGGCCGTGTTCGACATGGATTCGACGCTGATCGAGGCCGAGGTGATCGACGAGCTGGCCAAGGCGGCCGGCGTTGGCGAACAGGTGGCCGAGATTACCGAGCGCGCCATGCGCGGTGAGCTGGACTTTCGCGCCAGCTTCAAGGAGCGCCTGGGCTTGCTGCAGGGGCTGTCGGAAGACGTACTGGAAGAGATTGGCGCGTCCCTGCGTCTGACCGAAGGCGCCGAGGTGCTGTTCGCCGAACTCAAGCGCCTGGGCTACAAGACCGCGATCCTCTCTGGTGGCTTCACCTATTTCGCCAGGCAGCTGCAGGCCAAGCTGGGCATCGACTACGTGTTCGCCAACGAACTGCAGATCGAGAACGGCAAGGTCACCGGGGTGGCCGTCGAGCCCATCGTCGATGCCCAGCGCAAGGCCGATCTGTTGCGCGAGCTGGCGCAGAAGGAGGGCTTGCAGCTGGAGCAGACCATCGCCGTTGGTGATGGCGCCAACGACCTGCCGATGCTTGGCCTGGCCGGTCTCGGTGTGGCCTTCCGGGCCAAGCCGCTGGTCAAGCAATCGGCCAAGCAGGCGATCTCCACCCTGGGGCTGGATGGCATTCTTTATCTGCTGGGTTTTCGCGACCGTGAGGGGCAGGAATAA